One region of Diabrotica undecimpunctata isolate CICGRU chromosome 6, icDiaUnde3, whole genome shotgun sequence genomic DNA includes:
- the mthl5 gene encoding probable G-protein coupled receptor Mth-like 5: MRIPRNMIYSRMHLFIILVLAYTVQAEVPKGIDKTPKVKVNKCCEKNEIYIGKHCVKTNKTSEEWMPLFVTEKGVSNLQINYTLIIGRPDCGHVQTWPIYHYYNSTDRLRLLPNGVLRHYFDHIDIPDAFDLDNINPTAPYYDYEQGKYCIDKKEEGITSEFALVCLPDAHRQWIMSTEFLVYNVVNPITHGISMVCLLIVAIIYFVMPTLRDLTGNIITTICMCLIVSQTADMIRLLTVFKNHISLMITETICYLSMLGAFFWLNSLAYYIWKTFKSRNVFLRITDGKKYCYYSGYAWSCTLVLGALAIFAHFTMDYPEMSLQQKTTNEEEREQIGSLGTIIFFVPVAFTVLADVFFFATTLKIINRMHTYGRIHHKLRHTFRMFVLLMLVMTLKWLFFLASFTKYEALINAHIFFNTFEGPLILYVCIFNQKHIAYLLQKTCCYTTFPCCKPDPEVEWGDEMTAMNTLNNY; the protein is encoded by the exons ATGAGAATACCTAGGAATATGATTTATAGTAGAATGCATTTATTTATAATCCTTGTTTTGGCATATACTGTACAAGCTGAAGTTCCAAAAGGGATAGATAAAACACCAAAAGTTAAAGTCAATAAATGCTGTGAGAAAAATGAAATTTATATAGGAAAACACTGTGTTAAGACCAATAAAACTAGTGAAGAATGGATGCCTCTTTTTGTTACTGAAAAGGGAGTAAGCAACCTGCAAATCAATTACAC TTTAATTATTGGGCGTCCAGATTGTGGACATGTACAAACATGGCCAATTTATCATTATTATAATTCTACTGACAGATTAAGATTATTACCCAATGGTGTCTTAAGGCActattttgatcatattgatattcCTGATGCATTTGATTTAGATAATATAAATCCTACTGCCCCATATTATGATTATGAACAAGGAAAATATTGTATCGATAAG AAAGAAGAAGGAATTACCAGTGAATTTGCCTTAGTGTGCCTTCCAGATGCACACAGACAATGGATAATGAGCACAGAATTTTTAGTGTACAATGTAGTAAATCCCATAACACATGGGATATCAATGGTTTGCCTATTAATTGTGGCGATAATATACTTTGTAATGCCAACTTTAAGAGACTTAACAGGAAATATAATAACTACCATATGCATGTGCCTTATAGTCAGCCAAACTGCTGATATGATAAGACTATTGACTGTTTTTAAAAACCATATCAGTTTAATGATTACTG aaACAATATGTTACTTAAGTATGCTGGGTGCGTTTTTCTGGCTAAATAGTTTAGCCTACTATATTTGGAAAACTTTCAA ATCAAGAAATGTATTTTTACGTATTACTGATGGTAAAAAATACTGTTACTATTCTGGATATGCCTGGTCTTGTACACTTGTTTTAGGCGCACTTGCAATTTTTGCTCACTTTACCATGGACTATCCAGAAATGAGCTTACAACAGAAAACTACTAATGAGGAAGAAAGGGAACAAATAG GTTCACTTGgcacaattatattttttgtaccTGTTGCGTTTACGGTTTTAGCAGATGTGTTCTTCTTCGCtactactttaaaaataataaacagaatGCACACATATGGAAGAATTCATCACAAGCTGCGTCACAC ttttcgcATGTTCGTTTTGCTGATGCTGGTGATGACACTAAAATGGTTATTCTTTTTGGCCTCATTCACGAAGTATGAAGCTCTCATCAATgcacatatattttttaatacgtTCGAAGGTCCTCTGATACTGTACGTGTGTATTTTTAATCAGAAACATATCGCGTATTTATTGCAAAAAACGTGTTGCTATACAACGTTTCCTTGTTGTAAACCAGATCCAGAAGTAGAATGGGGAGATGAAATGACAGCAATGAATACTTTGAATAattattag